The Candidatus Neomarinimicrobiota bacterium nucleotide sequence AGGATGAATGTCCCGATGAAAAACAGCGGTACCGCTTCCCGGAGATACCATTCGATCCGCGCCAGCGTTTTGATAAAAATATTACTCAGAGTCGGCCGGCGAATTGGCGGCAGTTCCAGCACAAAATCCGAGCCTTTGCCCTTGACTACCTTGGAAGAGAGATATCCCACTAAAAGCAGGATGCCAACCACCAAACCTGCCCAGAGGACAGACGCTCCGAACGAAAGCCCACCCAACATCCCGAGAATCACACCAAGCTGCGCCGAGCACGGCACCCCAAGCGCCAGTAAAAGCGTAACGATTACGCGTTCTTTTTTCGAATCCAGAATCCGCGTTGTCAACGTGGCCATTGTATCACAACCAAGTCCGAGCACCATGGGCAGAATTGCTTTTCCATTAAGTCCGATGGCTTTGAATATCCTGTTGACCATCACGGCGAGTCGAGGGAGATAACCCGAATCCTCCAGGATTCCGAATGCGATGAAGAATGTTCCCACAATCGGCAGCACAATAGCCACGGAATATGACAGCGCCATGGTGAGCAAGCCATATTCGCCGACCAGCATATCCTGAATCAACGGGAGCGGAATCAGCCATTCCACAGCAGTTGAAGCCCAGGGACTTATATACTTCCCAAATACCTGAATTTCCAAAAAGTCGACTAGGGTCCCTGCGCCTAACACCCCCACAAACTGGTACATCAGATACAATACACCTAATAACACAGGTAATCCCCAGAATGGGTGCATGGACCAGCGGCCGAATTTCTGTGTAAGAGTTTCGTCGCTGGTAGACTCAGAGGTCATCACCTGCTGGATCAGTTTCTCCGCCTCGTCCAGACGAATCCGTGTTATAATATTGTGGAGCGATTCCGGATAAATAGCTTCAGTTTCTGCTACGATGTCCTGAATATCACTAATGGCATCCTGGGAGATATACTCTTCAAGAAATGAAAAAAGCGAATCATCTCCTGCAAGCAACATAAGCGCCAGCGCTCGCGGAGAAATCCGGCTCGCGATCTTCTTCTCCGGAAGCAGTTCCCTGATCCGGCGTACCGACTGCTCAATGTGGTCCGTATACTGTATTCCGTATTGCGACTTCCGGGGAGTGGTCAGAATCTTCTGAACCTGGTCAAGTCCCTGTTTTCGGGTGGCAACTGTTCCAATCACGTCGACGCCTAACAGTCGGCTCAGATGCTCCGTATCGACAGTGATACCCCGGCTCCGGGCCTCATCCAGCATATTCAGGCAGACGGCGAACGGGACGCCCATCTCTGCCAGCTGGATGGTAATCAGGAGTCCGCGGCGGAGGTTTTTCGTATCAATGACCTGGAGAATATGCTCCGGGCGTTCATTCAGAATAATGTTGCGGGTAACGAGTTCGTCTTCACTGGAAGGAACGAGATTATTAATGCCCGGTGTGTCGATCAAGGTTTTGGGCGGACCGGCCCCGAATCCGTTTTGACCCGTATATTTTCCCCGGGCGATTTCAACAGTGGTTCCGGGATAATTTGAGACAGTTACATACGATCCGGTCAAATAGCCGAACAGTACACTTTTACCGACATTCGGATTTCCGACAAGTGCAATTTTTTTATCAGAGGTATCAGTATACGCCTCGGTCTTCTGCCCGTGGTGGTTGTGACTCATATAATGTGTATTCCCCTATTCTCCGTCATTCCTGCCCGACCGACAATCGCTGCAAAGCCCGTAAATTTGGACCACATGCTTAGAAGGTTCGAAATCAAAAATCTCACACAGGCGTTCCTGGTGTTTCCGCAAATTCTCGTCGGTAAATTCGAAAATCTCCCCACATTCCTCACATATCATATGGTCGTGATATTTTTTATCTGCCGCATATTCGTAGCGGCTCCGGCCTTCACCGAAATCGATTTTTCGAACAAATCCGTGATCGACCAGCAGATCCAGCGTGCGATAAATCGTGGCCCGGGAAATGCGCTCATCATCCTGCCAGAACTGATACACCAGATCGTCAACCTCCCAGTGCTGGTCAGAATCCGCTATTGCGGCGAAAATCCGTTTGCGCTGGGGCGTCATCTTCAGATTTTCTTTCCGCAGCGCCTCTTTGAATGTGGATAATTCGTCTGTTTTCATATCTTTCACTAATTGAGATTCAATCTCAATTGAATATAGAGGAACCGTGGTCAGGTGTCAATTAAAAATTGGAGAAGAATACTGAAATAATGTTTCGTCAACGATTTTCACTCACAAAAAGGCGATTACTGAGGAAAATTACATCTCTTTTATTAATTGTCCCCAGTCGCACCTACTGCGCCGCTTCCTGCTGAGCCTCCAGTTCATCTATCCGTCGTCGGGCAAACCGGCCGAAGTTACTGGCCGCTCCCTTTTCTCGGATAATCCGTTCATACAACTGAATCGCTTTATTCGGCTTCTGTAATTTTTCATAAGCATTTCCTGCCTTCCAGAGTGCAGAGGCGGCCCAGTCCAGTTTCGTCGGCGGATTCAGATACGGCACCTTCAGGTACTCGATAATTGCGCGAGTATACTTGGCCTGGTTAAAATACGCTTCCCCGATCCAGAACTGGATTTCCGAGGCTGATTGTGCATCGGCCTCACGCAAGAGTGCACTCAGATGTTCAATGGCACGTTCGAACTCCCGCATATTCATGAGAAAGTTCCCGATCTGGATTCTGGTGGAAAACGTATTATCGGCTTCCGGGAATTCCGCCACATAATCCCTGCCCAGGGCGATGGCAGAATCCCATAATCCTCGCTCCTCATACAATTTCATCAAATTGCTCATTGCCACCTGTTTGAACTCTCCTGTGGCGCCATGATCCAGTGCGTTCCGGTAGGCCTCAATTGCATTCGCCGGCTGCTCCTGATCATAATACACAGTCCCAAGAGTGATATAGACCTGTGCAATAACAGGATGATCAGGATAGTTTACCGTCAGGTCGGTTAACATGTTGATGGCCTGATCATAATTATTTGTGATCACATACTGTCGGCCTAACTCATATCGGACGTTCACTTCAAAATCTGTGGAAATATCATGCTCCAGGATGTCCTGCAACATCGGTACGGATTGCTGGAATCCCTTTTCATTCGCTAGTGCCTTCGCCGTCTCATAACGAAAGCGCAGCACCGGTTCCGCATCATCATCCAGGTCATAGGTTTCCCGATACTCATCAATCAGCGAGTTGGCACGCCGGGTACTCCCGTTACGAAGCTGCGCAATGATGAGCTGTTGCCAGATTTCGCTGCGGAAGTCACCTACAGCTTCATCCAGGAGTTGATTGTACTCTTCCGCAGCCGATTCGTAATCACCCAGTTCAAACAACATATCCGCTGCCGACTTCCGAAGTCGGATCGCCCTGGGGCTCGCACTATTTCCCAGAGAAGCAGCCGCCTGCTGATAATACTGACGGGCTTCGTTATAACTGTTTTCCCTGGATGTCTGCTGTGCAATAAATTCGTAGGCGTTCGCCAGGAATTCCGCCTTTTCCCCGTGTTCAGTATACCACCGGTACATTTCGATTGCTTTTGATTGCTGTCCTGCTTCTTCGTACGCCAGTGCGGATCGGTAAATTGCCTCAACATTTTCCGTGGGACGATCCCCGATAAACAGACTAGTTTCAGGTCCGTCCGAGTTTGCGAGCGACGCGTACCATTCGGCAGCCTTCAGGTATTCACCGGTCCGCATATACAGCGTCCCGATCTGCTCGTTAACCATCTGTTGGTATGGTGTGTAAAATGCAGTACTCCGGATCCGGTCAGCATATCGCAGAGCCTCGGCATACTGGCTATCCGCAACCGAATACCGGAACAAGGCCCACCATGCTTCAGCGCCATAATGAGATGTAGAATAATTCGCCGAATACCATTCGTAGTATTTCCGGGCGGGACCCCGGTAGCCAATTTCCTCAGCGAGCGACGCAGCGAGCCTGATTGTCTCAGGAGATTCTTCCGATCCCAGACTCGATTCCAGATAATTATTCAGTATTCGAAACGCAGCGGAATCGTTACCCGTCGCCTGATATGCCTTCGCCTGGGAAAGAATTATCGCTTCGGAATTGTTCTCCGTAGCCAGATCATCGAAATACGCTATAGCCCGCTGCGGATCGGTCTTAAGGTATAATTCTCCTAAACGTTTCTGCGCCGTGAAATAAATACCACCTGATCCGGCTTCATCTGACAGGAGTGCCTCATATTCAGCAATAGCATTTGTGGCGTATTCCCCGCTTTCTTCGGCTTGCTCTTCCAACGTCGCAACCCGACTGAGAATATCGTAACTCCGGGCGAGATAGAAGCGTACCGAATCCTCCCGGGACGAAGAGAGATCTTCCTTTAACAGCGAAGTAAATTGCTGAATTGCCGTTTGATAGTTTCGTTGATCCCGGAAATAGATCATTCCCAGTTTGAAGTTGAGATCCGCGGGCTCCCTGTCCAGAAGTAGTTCTCCGAACAATGACGCCAAACTCTCATAACTCGTTTGCTTCCCGGGACTGTTCGCCTTTTCGATATACCAGAGATAATTCTCAGCATCACCACGCCAGAATGAATAGGGATATTGCTGCACCAACCGATTGAAAGCGTTTGTGGCTTTTGCAACCTGTTCCGTTTCCAGGTACGATTTCCCCAGGGAAAACAATACCTTGTCTACGCCAGTGTAATCCGGAAAGGAATCAGTGAGGAGCGTATACACCTCCATTGCCGATTGAGAATCGGAGAGTTGTCGCTGGTACAAATCACCGATGCGATGGAGAATCTCTGCTCGTTTATCCCCATGGCGTAACGCCTCAAGAGACCGGAGTGCCGCCCGATACTGTTCCTGTTCCACGGCGACCGCTGCCAGATGATCATGAATCAGGTTGACACGATCATCGGATAGTGTCTGTGCATTTTCTCTGAGGATCTGGGTGAATTGCTCGTATGCGTCGCCGGTCTGCCCTGCCTGTTCCAGCGCCAATGCATACTTAATCCTGATCGTACGGTTATCACCCGTATTGCCCTGTTTCGTTAATGACTGGGAATACAGTTCCGCGGCGCGGCTGTAATTTTCTCGGGCCCACTCCATATCGCCATGGTATTCAAATCCGGCTACGGCAACCGAGGGAAGATCGGACTCCTCAGCGTCTGAAAAATGGTCTTCCGCCACAGAATAATTTCGCTGGAGGAACGCCAGCCGTCCCTGTTCCAGCGTGGCACGCTCGGCAAGTGAATCGCGGCTGAATTCGTTTGTGATCCGTCCATAGATCTCTGAAGCTCTGGAGGCACCATATAGACGTTCGGCAACTTTCGCCCGCCACATCAATATCCGGCCACGCTGTTCTTCACTGGGAGACGAATACAGCGCTTTGTCCAGTTCATTCCAGGCGAGCCGGCTTTTTCGCTGTTCAAGGTACAACTGCCCCAGACGAATTCTTGCGTCGATGGCCGCCGGCGAATCATAAAAATTTTCCACGACGGCATTGAGCAAACTCTCGGTCAGGTTATCATTGGAAGCCCGCTGAGCATCTGCCGCGCCACGGAGCAGACTTTCACTGGCACGATCGCCGTCAGGATAATACAGGTACAGCCGTTGAAACGCTTTTGCCGCCCGCTCCCAGCGTTGCTCTTTCTCAAAGGTTTCCGCAATCAGCCAGAGCGCCTCTTGAGCTTCCGGCGTACCGGGATGATCTAAGTCAACCTCCTGAAATGCCCGCCGGGATTCGTCATATTGTTGGATTTCCATCAACGATTTACCAATCCGGAGTGCAGCGGCCGCGCGGTGACTTCCCCTCGGGTAATCATTTAAATACTGCCGGTATTGTTCCAGCGCAATCTCGTACAGCCCATCCTCATACAGTTCGTTCGCGTAGAGGTACGCCCGCTGTTCCTGGGTATTCTGCGCCAATATCGTAGCGGGCAATAGTGCTGCACATAGTAGACCAACGATGAATATCTTAGTTTTAAACATCAATTTTTGTCAGGTTTGCGTATTTAGCCAGAAGCTTTTTCTTTACATTCCCTGTAAATTTTACCACCAGTTTCTGATTGTCACCGGCCCCGGAGATATCCAGGATCTTTCCCCGCCCGAAAATCTTGTGCTTGACGGTGTCTCCGACCTGGATTTTTCCCTGGTTTTTCCTGCGTTCTTTCACTGAGTCTCCCAGTGACGTTCCTCGCGTTGTCCGAGTACGTGTACTTGTACCCCGGCTGGATCGCCCTGTTCCCATTCCGGACCCCGTAATCTCACGCTCCAGTAGTTCATCCGGAATCTCTTCTACGAACCGGGACGGCATGCTAAACATCTGCTCACCAAATCGGTTACGCTGTTTAGCCATCGTCAGATACACCCGCTCCTGTGCCCTGGTTATTCCCACATAGAACAATCGCCGCTCCTCGG carries:
- a CDS encoding tetratricopeptide repeat protein codes for the protein MFKTKIFIVGLLCAALLPATILAQNTQEQRAYLYANELYEDGLYEIALEQYRQYLNDYPRGSHRAAAALRIGKSLMEIQQYDESRRAFQEVDLDHPGTPEAQEALWLIAETFEKEQRWERAAKAFQRLYLYYPDGDRASESLLRGAADAQRASNDNLTESLLNAVVENFYDSPAAIDARIRLGQLYLEQRKSRLAWNELDKALYSSPSEEQRGRILMWRAKVAERLYGASRASEIYGRITNEFSRDSLAERATLEQGRLAFLQRNYSVAEDHFSDAEESDLPSVAVAGFEYHGDMEWARENYSRAAELYSQSLTKQGNTGDNRTIRIKYALALEQAGQTGDAYEQFTQILRENAQTLSDDRVNLIHDHLAAVAVEQEQYRAALRSLEALRHGDKRAEILHRIGDLYQRQLSDSQSAMEVYTLLTDSFPDYTGVDKVLFSLGKSYLETEQVAKATNAFNRLVQQYPYSFWRGDAENYLWYIEKANSPGKQTSYESLASLFGELLLDREPADLNFKLGMIYFRDQRNYQTAIQQFTSLLKEDLSSSREDSVRFYLARSYDILSRVATLEEQAEESGEYATNAIAEYEALLSDEAGSGGIYFTAQKRLGELYLKTDPQRAIAYFDDLATENNSEAIILSQAKAYQATGNDSAAFRILNNYLESSLGSEESPETIRLAASLAEEIGYRGPARKYYEWYSANYSTSHYGAEAWWALFRYSVADSQYAEALRYADRIRSTAFYTPYQQMVNEQIGTLYMRTGEYLKAAEWYASLANSDGPETSLFIGDRPTENVEAIYRSALAYEEAGQQSKAIEMYRWYTEHGEKAEFLANAYEFIAQQTSRENSYNEARQYYQQAAASLGNSASPRAIRLRKSAADMLFELGDYESAAEEYNQLLDEAVGDFRSEIWQQLIIAQLRNGSTRRANSLIDEYRETYDLDDDAEPVLRFRYETAKALANEKGFQQSVPMLQDILEHDISTDFEVNVRYELGRQYVITNNYDQAINMLTDLTVNYPDHPVIAQVYITLGTVYYDQEQPANAIEAYRNALDHGATGEFKQVAMSNLMKLYEERGLWDSAIALGRDYVAEFPEADNTFSTRIQIGNFLMNMREFERAIEHLSALLREADAQSASEIQFWIGEAYFNQAKYTRAIIEYLKVPYLNPPTKLDWAASALWKAGNAYEKLQKPNKAIQLYERIIREKGAASNFGRFARRRIDELEAQQEAAQ
- the feoB gene encoding ferrous iron transport protein B, which translates into the protein MSHNHHGQKTEAYTDTSDKKIALVGNPNVGKSVLFGYLTGSYVTVSNYPGTTVEIARGKYTGQNGFGAGPPKTLIDTPGINNLVPSSEDELVTRNIILNERPEHILQVIDTKNLRRGLLITIQLAEMGVPFAVCLNMLDEARSRGITVDTEHLSRLLGVDVIGTVATRKQGLDQVQKILTTPRKSQYGIQYTDHIEQSVRRIRELLPEKKIASRISPRALALMLLAGDDSLFSFLEEYISQDAISDIQDIVAETEAIYPESLHNIITRIRLDEAEKLIQQVMTSESTSDETLTQKFGRWSMHPFWGLPVLLGVLYLMYQFVGVLGAGTLVDFLEIQVFGKYISPWASTAVEWLIPLPLIQDMLVGEYGLLTMALSYSVAIVLPIVGTFFIAFGILEDSGYLPRLAVMVNRIFKAIGLNGKAILPMVLGLGCDTMATLTTRILDSKKERVIVTLLLALGVPCSAQLGVILGMLGGLSFGASVLWAGLVVGILLLVGYLSSKVVKGKGSDFVLELPPIRRPTLSNIFIKTLARIEWYLREAVPLFFIGTFILFVFDKIHLLDVIRNVASPVVSGFLGLPAKATDAFLIGFLRRDFGAAGLFDLAKQGLLDPNQVLVSLVAITLFMPCIANLLMIVKERGVKTAIYMSAFILPFALLVSGGLHWVLVWTGITF
- a CDS encoding transcriptional repressor; translation: MKTDELSTFKEALRKENLKMTPQRKRIFAAIADSDQHWEVDDLVYQFWQDDERISRATIYRTLDLLVDHGFVRKIDFGEGRSRYEYAADKKYHDHMICEECGEIFEFTDENLRKHQERLCEIFDFEPSKHVVQIYGLCSDCRSGRNDGE